One Amycolatopsis sp. NBC_00355 genomic window carries:
- the yhjD gene encoding inner membrane protein YhjD, with the protein MANETVATKEEKEKLLPRLRRKYPWLDHLIRANEAFTERYGNHYAAAITYFSVLSVIPILMVAFAVVGLVVNHDPAVINQIKDSINNSVPSGLRSLVQGIVDAAIGAGSGIGIFGLLIALYSGIGWMANLRDALTAQWGQEKQPQPFVKQTLKDLVALVGLGVALVVSFALTAIGGGVGNFLLGLVGLADETWAKVLLRIATIVLGLAANTLVFLWVIARLPRERVALRSAVKGAVFASIGFVILQQAATFYLASVTKSPAFALFGPVIGLLVFANFVSRFLLLVTAWTATAKENQRKVIAPPVPVRLEQNVTVQRGPGLGAVAGAFSAGALLAWLGGRRKS; encoded by the coding sequence GTGGCGAACGAAACAGTGGCGACCAAAGAAGAGAAGGAAAAGCTCCTGCCGCGGCTGCGGCGGAAGTACCCCTGGCTCGATCACCTGATCCGGGCGAACGAGGCCTTCACCGAGCGGTACGGCAACCACTACGCGGCCGCCATCACCTACTTCAGCGTCCTGTCGGTCATCCCGATCCTGATGGTCGCCTTCGCCGTGGTCGGGCTGGTCGTCAACCACGACCCGGCCGTCATCAACCAGATCAAGGACAGCATCAACAACTCGGTGCCCTCGGGCCTGCGCAGCCTCGTCCAAGGCATCGTGGACGCCGCGATCGGCGCCGGCAGCGGCATCGGGATCTTCGGCCTGCTCATCGCCCTCTACTCCGGCATCGGCTGGATGGCGAACCTGCGTGACGCGCTCACCGCGCAGTGGGGCCAGGAGAAGCAGCCGCAGCCGTTCGTCAAGCAGACGCTCAAGGACCTCGTCGCGCTGGTCGGGCTGGGTGTCGCGCTCGTCGTCTCGTTCGCGCTGACCGCGATCGGCGGCGGTGTCGGGAACTTCCTGCTCGGGCTCGTCGGGCTGGCGGACGAGACCTGGGCGAAGGTCCTGCTCCGCATCGCGACCATCGTGCTCGGCCTGGCCGCCAACACCCTCGTCTTCCTCTGGGTCATCGCGCGCCTGCCGCGCGAACGTGTCGCGCTACGCAGCGCCGTCAAGGGCGCGGTGTTCGCCTCCATCGGGTTCGTCATCCTGCAGCAGGCCGCCACGTTCTACCTGGCCAGCGTCACGAAGTCGCCGGCGTTCGCGCTGTTCGGCCCGGTCATCGGCCTGCTTGTGTTCGCCAACTTCGTCTCCCGCTTCCTGCTGCTCGTCACGGCGTGGACCGCGACGGCCAAGGAGAACCAGCGCAAGGTCATCGCGCCGCCGGTGCCGGTGCGGCTCGAGCAGAACGTCACCGTGCAGCGCGGGCCAGGCCTCGGCGCCGTCGCGGGCGCGTTCAGCGCGGGTGCGCTGCTCGCGTGGCTGGGTGGTCGTCGCAAGTCTTGA
- a CDS encoding NADP-dependent oxidoreductase codes for MPVNAQYRLAARPSGLPKDEDWQYTEDAVPSPGDGEFLVEVRYLSLDPAMRTWMNPGRSYVPPVGIGEVMRAAGIAEVVESNHPGFKAGQSVFGTFGVQNFAVSDGKGVQVVDTSLAPAPTFLGTLGISGITAYFGLFDVGRPEPGQTVVVSAAAGSVGIVTGQLAKIHGCRVVGIAGGPEKCRTLVEEYGFDAAVDHRAGNLRADLKEHAPGGIDVFFDNVGGEVLEAALARLARGARIVLSGAVSQYNSTEGPRGPANYMQLLVQRASMTGFVFSDYADRYPEAIEALAGWVREGKLKAREDVVTGGIAKFPETLLKLFRGENTGKLVLAL; via the coding sequence GTGCCCGTCAACGCCCAGTACCGCCTCGCCGCCCGCCCGTCCGGCCTGCCGAAGGACGAGGACTGGCAGTACACCGAGGACGCCGTCCCGTCGCCCGGTGACGGCGAGTTCCTCGTCGAGGTCCGGTACCTCTCGCTGGACCCGGCGATGCGCACCTGGATGAACCCGGGCCGGTCGTACGTGCCGCCGGTCGGGATCGGCGAGGTCATGCGCGCGGCCGGGATCGCGGAGGTCGTCGAATCGAACCACCCCGGGTTCAAGGCCGGGCAGAGTGTGTTCGGCACGTTCGGCGTGCAGAACTTCGCCGTCTCCGACGGCAAGGGCGTCCAGGTCGTCGACACCTCTCTCGCGCCGGCGCCGACGTTCCTCGGGACGCTCGGCATCAGCGGGATCACCGCGTACTTCGGGCTTTTCGACGTCGGCCGCCCGGAGCCGGGCCAGACCGTCGTGGTGTCGGCCGCGGCCGGGTCGGTCGGCATCGTCACCGGCCAGCTCGCGAAGATCCACGGCTGCCGCGTCGTCGGCATCGCCGGCGGGCCGGAGAAGTGCCGCACGCTGGTCGAGGAGTACGGCTTCGACGCCGCCGTCGACCACCGCGCCGGGAACCTCCGCGCGGACCTGAAGGAACACGCGCCCGGCGGGATCGACGTCTTCTTCGACAACGTCGGCGGCGAAGTCCTCGAAGCGGCCCTCGCCCGGCTCGCGCGCGGCGCCCGGATCGTGCTGAGCGGCGCGGTTTCGCAGTACAACAGCACCGAAGGGCCGCGCGGCCCGGCCAACTACATGCAGCTGCTGGTGCAGCGCGCGTCCATGACCGGGTTCGTTTTCTCCGACTACGCCGACCGGTACCCCGAAGCGATCGAAGCGCTGGCCGGGTGGGTGCGCGAAGGCAAGCTGAAGGCGCGCGAAGACGTCGTCACCGGCGGGATCGCGAAGTTCCCGGAGACGCTGCTCAAGCTGTTCCGCGGTGAGAACACCGGCAAGCTGGTGCTGGCGCTGTGA
- a CDS encoding acyl-CoA dehydrogenase family protein: MLDAARECAALAKTLAPVTERNRALPAELVAKLTDAQLLRSGVPGYLGGPEASPALSLETAETVARGDASAGWCVSIAVTSSLLSAYAPRKCAEEVFGDPRTVAAGVWAPRGAGKKTDGGYVVSGRWPFCSGIPHCDWLFAGFVHESELYVAALPKPEIEVLDTWHTNGLRGTGSHDCVADELFVPEHRVFSVLGGPPEEAVALQRFPLFGYFALSVAAAALGNARGAIDDLVELASTRKPLGSSRSLAERSQTQAAVAEAEAALRAARLLFYTSIDDAWQAAQGTDPVSDQLKLGLRLAATHTTRTAAKVADSMYDLAGGAAIYETSPLQRRFRDAHTATAHFQVNPASFELSGKLLLGVPARTEQF, translated from the coding sequence ATGCTGGACGCCGCCCGCGAGTGTGCCGCCCTCGCCAAGACGCTCGCGCCGGTCACCGAGCGGAACCGCGCGCTGCCGGCCGAGCTCGTCGCGAAGCTGACCGACGCGCAGCTCCTGCGCAGCGGCGTCCCCGGTTACCTCGGCGGCCCCGAAGCGTCGCCCGCCCTCAGCCTCGAGACGGCGGAGACGGTCGCGCGCGGCGACGCGTCGGCCGGCTGGTGCGTCTCGATCGCCGTGACGAGCAGCCTGCTCTCGGCGTACGCGCCGCGTAAGTGCGCCGAGGAGGTCTTCGGCGACCCTCGAACCGTCGCGGCCGGCGTCTGGGCGCCGCGCGGGGCCGGCAAGAAGACCGACGGCGGTTACGTCGTCTCCGGGCGCTGGCCGTTCTGCAGCGGCATCCCGCACTGCGACTGGCTTTTCGCCGGGTTCGTGCACGAAAGCGAGCTGTACGTGGCGGCGTTGCCGAAGCCCGAGATCGAAGTGCTCGACACCTGGCACACCAACGGCCTGCGCGGCACCGGCAGCCACGACTGCGTGGCCGACGAACTGTTCGTCCCCGAACACCGCGTCTTCTCGGTGCTGGGCGGGCCGCCGGAGGAAGCCGTTGCGCTGCAACGGTTCCCGCTCTTCGGCTACTTCGCGCTGTCCGTCGCCGCGGCCGCGCTGGGCAACGCGCGCGGCGCGATCGACGACCTGGTCGAGCTCGCTTCGACGCGCAAGCCGCTCGGCTCCAGCCGGTCGCTGGCCGAGCGGTCGCAGACCCAGGCCGCCGTCGCGGAGGCCGAAGCCGCCCTGCGCGCGGCGCGGCTGCTCTTCTACACCAGCATCGACGACGCCTGGCAGGCCGCGCAGGGCACCGACCCCGTGTCGGACCAGCTCAAGCTCGGCCTCCGGCTGGCCGCCACGCACACCACGCGCACCGCCGCGAAGGTCGCCGACAGCATGTACGACCTCGCCGGCGGCGCGGCGATCTACGAGACGTCACCGCTGCAGCGCCGGTTCCGCGACGCGCACACGGCCACCGCGCACTTCCAGGTCAACCCGGCCAGTTTCGAGCTGTCCGGCAAGCTGCTGCTGGGCGTCCCGGCCCGCACCGAACAGTTCTGA